A section of the Shimia isoporae genome encodes:
- a CDS encoding lysophospholipid acyltransferase family protein: MANKGANEDAPDDGQIYDRRTLTYANSFDDAWTGFAIRAIEWMTGKLRILRMVNKFERDNEQYRGQKFWRGALNVMGIELTTPQEQIENIPSEGPVVVVANHPHGMVDGMIFADLIGRVRQDYRILTRSVLTGLDEAASSFMIPVPFPHDPEAQRKMVEMRANAMAHLKEGGVVALFPSGVVMSSETWFGPAVEQEWNVFTAQMIRRSGARVVPIFYPGSNSRWYQIANKISPILRQGLLLHEIVRSCNKPQKPVVGKPLTDAQMEQLHSDPRGFMAWLRQHTLDLGEND, encoded by the coding sequence ATGGCAAATAAGGGCGCCAATGAGGACGCTCCAGACGACGGCCAGATTTATGATCGCCGTACTCTGACGTATGCGAATTCGTTTGATGACGCCTGGACCGGTTTTGCCATTCGTGCGATCGAATGGATGACCGGCAAGCTCAGAATCTTGCGAATGGTCAACAAGTTCGAACGCGACAACGAACAGTATCGCGGCCAGAAATTCTGGCGTGGCGCGCTGAACGTTATGGGCATCGAGCTGACAACCCCGCAAGAGCAGATTGAAAACATCCCCTCCGAAGGCCCGGTTGTGGTTGTCGCCAACCACCCGCATGGCATGGTGGACGGTATGATTTTTGCCGACCTAATCGGTCGTGTGCGGCAGGATTATCGTATTCTCACCAGATCTGTTCTCACCGGATTGGATGAAGCTGCGTCGAGTTTCATGATTCCCGTGCCGTTTCCGCATGACCCGGAAGCGCAACGCAAGATGGTCGAGATGCGTGCAAATGCCATGGCACATCTCAAGGAAGGCGGCGTTGTCGCGCTTTTCCCCTCCGGCGTTGTTATGAGTTCGGAGACATGGTTCGGCCCGGCAGTCGAGCAGGAATGGAACGTTTTTACCGCGCAGATGATCCGTCGGTCTGGCGCGCGCGTTGTTCCGATCTTCTACCCGGGTTCCAATAGCCGCTGGTATCAGATCGCAAACAAGATCTCGCCTATTCTGCGGCAGGGGCTTCTGCTTCACGAGATTGTTCGGTCATGCAACAAACCTCAGAAGCCGGTTGTGGGTAAGCCACTTACCGACGCACAGATGGAACAGCTTCACAGCGATCCGCGGGGTTTCATGGCATGGCTGCGGCAGCACACCTTGGATCTTGGCGAAAATGATTGA
- a CDS encoding HPr family phosphocarrier protein translates to MSETTSRTLAIINEKGLHARASAKLVEVVEGFDASAEVTKDGLSAGGDSIMGLLMLAASKGTSVDVTTSGPDAVALADAIEALVADKFGEGF, encoded by the coding sequence ATGAGTGAAACCACGAGTCGCACGCTTGCGATCATCAACGAAAAGGGACTGCACGCGCGCGCTTCTGCGAAGCTTGTCGAGGTCGTCGAGGGATTTGACGCTTCGGCTGAAGTGACAAAGGATGGCTTGAGCGCGGGCGGCGACAGTATTATGGGTTTGCTGATGTTGGCGGCGTCTAAAGGAACTTCCGTTGATGTCACAACAAGTGGCCCTGATGCGGTCGCACTTGCCGATGCCATAGAAGCCCTTGTGGCAGACAAGTTTGGCGAAGGCTTCTAA
- a CDS encoding PTS sugar transporter subunit IIA → MIGIVIVAHGGLAGEYLAAMEHVVGSQNGVTAIAIEPDHDRPAKQGEICAAADEVDTGDGVVIVTDMFGGSPSNLSLRACAPANRRILYGANLPMLIKLAKSRHLEVADAVKLSLEAGRKYIDSQNIQTG, encoded by the coding sequence GTGATCGGAATAGTGATCGTGGCACATGGCGGGCTGGCGGGAGAATACCTCGCAGCCATGGAACATGTTGTCGGCTCTCAGAATGGTGTCACAGCCATTGCGATTGAGCCCGACCATGACCGCCCCGCCAAACAGGGTGAAATCTGTGCCGCAGCCGACGAGGTGGATACCGGAGACGGCGTTGTAATAGTGACAGATATGTTTGGCGGTTCGCCATCCAATTTAAGCCTGCGGGCATGCGCGCCGGCCAACCGCCGCATTCTTTATGGCGCCAATCTGCCCATGCTGATCAAGCTGGCAAAAAGCCGTCACCTTGAGGTCGCGGATGCCGTAAAGCTGTCGCTTGAGGCAGGACGAAAATACATAGACAGCCAGAATATCCAGACGGGGTGA
- the rapZ gene encoding RNase adapter RapZ: protein MSATDAKRDAHPLLLLTGPSGAGRTTALKALEDAGFETIDNLPMGLLDRLLSDQPLDRPMALGLDVRNRDFSPAALLEALHLLERVPGAVPELLYLDCRAEVLARRYSETRRRHPMAPDEDPTEGIDRELALFELVRARADVLIDTSELSPHDLRAAVTVQYAPNAGQSLALTVKSFSYKRGLPKSADMVFDCRFLRNPHWNAELRPMDGGDAPVGAYVAADPAYQPFCDSLMTMVSALLPSYISEGRSHLMIAFGCTGGRHRSVFVADSVAAALAQQGWQVSISHRELNRVATLPGHGPDSTEDGERKA from the coding sequence GTGAGCGCCACCGATGCCAAGCGAGATGCGCACCCGCTTTTGTTGCTGACAGGACCGTCCGGTGCAGGACGAACGACCGCTCTAAAGGCGCTTGAGGATGCGGGGTTTGAAACCATCGACAACCTGCCGATGGGATTATTGGACAGATTGCTGTCCGACCAGCCGCTTGATCGCCCCATGGCTCTTGGTCTCGATGTACGCAACCGGGATTTCTCTCCCGCAGCATTGCTGGAAGCGTTGCATCTGTTGGAACGTGTCCCGGGTGCAGTACCCGAGTTGTTGTACCTTGACTGTCGCGCCGAAGTTCTGGCGAGGCGCTACAGCGAGACCCGTCGTCGCCATCCTATGGCCCCTGACGAAGACCCGACAGAAGGCATTGACCGCGAACTGGCATTATTTGAGCTCGTCCGTGCGCGGGCAGACGTCCTGATAGACACCTCGGAACTTAGTCCGCATGATCTGCGCGCCGCTGTGACGGTGCAATACGCTCCGAACGCGGGACAGTCACTTGCACTGACGGTGAAGTCGTTCAGTTACAAACGGGGACTGCCAAAAAGCGCGGACATGGTTTTTGATTGCCGCTTTCTGCGCAATCCGCATTGGAATGCCGAATTACGGCCAATGGACGGCGGAGATGCGCCGGTTGGCGCCTATGTGGCTGCGGATCCGGCCTATCAACCGTTCTGTGACTCGCTCATGACCATGGTTTCCGCATTGTTGCCTTCCTATATTTCGGAAGGACGCAGCCACCTGATGATTGCATTTGGATGCACTGGAGGTCGGCACAGGTCCGTTTTTGTAGCGGATTCCGTTGCGGCCGCCCTTGCACAACAGGGCTGGCAAGTGTCAATTAGTCACCGCGAACTCAATCGGGTCGCAACGCTTCCGGGGCATGGGCCGGACAGCACAGAAGATGGGGAACGAAAAGCGTGA
- a CDS encoding HPr kinase/phosphorylase, which yields MGHGPADPDQAILHASCVSLAGHAVVITGASGSGKSALALQLMAYGARLVADDRTEVVSRNGQLWASAPETIKSKIEARGIGILSAEAVGHAQVVLAVDLDRTETSRLPHPRETRILGVSLPLCLRVEAAHFAPAILQYLREGRNA from the coding sequence ATGGGACATGGTCCCGCCGACCCTGACCAAGCCATCCTCCATGCAAGCTGCGTGTCCCTGGCTGGGCACGCGGTTGTCATTACAGGGGCTTCTGGGTCTGGAAAATCGGCCTTGGCATTGCAACTTATGGCCTATGGCGCACGCCTTGTGGCTGATGACCGGACGGAGGTCGTTTCGCGCAACGGCCAGCTTTGGGCCAGTGCACCCGAAACCATCAAAAGCAAGATTGAGGCGCGAGGCATTGGCATTCTCTCTGCAGAAGCGGTCGGGCATGCGCAGGTGGTCCTGGCAGTAGATCTGGATCGCACGGAGACAAGTCGGCTGCCACATCCTCGTGAGACTCGAATACTTGGCGTGTCTCTTCCCTTGTGTCTCAGGGTGGAAGCGGCGCATTTTGCGCCTGCGATTCTGCAATACCTACGCGAAGGGAGAAACGCGTGA
- a CDS encoding sensor histidine kinase has translation MAQGRDGDVVLGDDWVAPEANVEREMRGRRERRRLLPLSKSPLTRKIITFNMIALLVLVIGILFLNSARDSFAVQRASGLMTEARLIAGAFEAQMPSGAPVNLVTEDGISVENTLEKLPLKQGTSVYIFDTLQTPVGMKVGEASSSAAKALAERPEGTPLTTTLNKFWAAIGGDDAGGLAQSDANEARLKEIASLALQEGEHLTPLEAANGDAVFAVGVPMRQNGTDVGAVVLVSAAGELDEMVSSERERVLQMFLIATVVSVGLSMVLASTISNPLSDLAAAAEIGRDSDTRKVNPGRVRIPDLTARPDEIGRLSGALRGMVSALYERIDSNEQFAADVAHEIKNPLASLRSAVGSLRMVKKEEHREKLLDVIEHDVRRLDRLVSDISNASRLDSELVKEEEEQFNLLEMIGNLTQYLGEDAKGKGIEFVTDLPEVPIEINGLEARLAQVFVNLITNAISFCEDGDAIRVWARKRENRVLVVVEDTGPGIPEQALNKIFNRFYSHRPESDFGNNSGLGLAISKQIVEAHGGVIWAENIRPTDADITSEPLGARFVVGLPV, from the coding sequence ATGGCCCAAGGGCGGGACGGAGACGTTGTATTGGGCGATGACTGGGTCGCGCCTGAAGCCAATGTCGAAAGGGAGATGCGCGGACGACGGGAACGTCGCCGGCTTCTGCCTCTGTCAAAATCCCCGCTGACGCGCAAAATCATCACTTTCAACATGATCGCGCTGCTGGTGCTCGTCATCGGTATTCTGTTTCTGAACAGTGCGCGTGACAGCTTTGCGGTTCAGCGCGCGTCCGGTCTAATGACCGAAGCGCGGCTGATTGCTGGCGCGTTCGAAGCGCAGATGCCATCCGGTGCACCTGTAAATCTGGTGACCGAAGACGGTATCAGCGTGGAAAACACGTTGGAAAAGTTGCCCCTCAAACAGGGAACAAGCGTTTACATCTTTGACACGCTGCAAACACCGGTCGGAATGAAGGTCGGCGAAGCGTCGTCGTCTGCGGCCAAGGCTTTGGCAGAACGTCCGGAAGGCACCCCCCTTACCACAACGCTGAACAAGTTTTGGGCAGCGATCGGCGGTGATGATGCGGGTGGCCTAGCACAAAGTGATGCCAATGAAGCCCGCCTCAAAGAGATCGCGAGCTTGGCGTTGCAAGAGGGGGAGCATTTGACCCCGCTGGAAGCCGCGAACGGTGACGCCGTTTTCGCCGTCGGTGTTCCAATGCGCCAAAACGGTACGGATGTCGGTGCGGTAGTTCTTGTGAGTGCCGCTGGTGAACTGGACGAAATGGTCAGCTCCGAGCGCGAGCGCGTTTTGCAGATGTTCCTCATTGCGACGGTGGTGTCGGTGGGCTTGTCCATGGTGCTGGCCTCAACGATCTCCAACCCACTTTCCGATCTGGCGGCGGCAGCCGAAATCGGGCGCGACAGCGACACTCGCAAAGTCAATCCGGGACGCGTGCGTATTCCGGACCTTACAGCCCGTCCGGACGAGATCGGGCGTTTGTCCGGGGCCCTGCGCGGCATGGTGTCGGCTCTGTACGAGCGGATCGACAGCAACGAACAGTTCGCCGCTGACGTCGCCCACGAGATCAAGAACCCTCTTGCCTCGCTTCGTTCAGCGGTTGGTTCGCTGCGCATGGTCAAGAAAGAAGAGCATCGGGAGAAGCTCCTTGATGTGATTGAGCACGACGTGCGTCGCCTGGATCGACTGGTCAGCGATATTTCAAACGCATCGCGGCTTGATAGCGAATTGGTCAAGGAAGAAGAGGAGCAGTTCAATCTGCTCGAGATGATTGGCAACCTGACCCAGTATCTGGGAGAGGATGCCAAGGGCAAGGGCATCGAGTTTGTCACCGATCTTCCCGAAGTCCCCATCGAGATCAATGGCCTTGAAGCGCGACTGGCGCAGGTTTTTGTGAATCTGATCACCAACGCGATTAGCTTTTGCGAAGACGGCGATGCCATTCGGGTCTGGGCCCGCAAGCGGGAAAACAGGGTGCTTGTTGTTGTCGAGGATACCGGTCCGGGTATTCCCGAGCAGGCGCTCAACAAGATTTTCAACAGGTTCTATTCGCATCGGCCTGAAAGCGATTTTGGCAATAACTCCGGTCTTGGGCTGGCAATCTCCAAGCAAATCGTCGAAGCCCATGGCGGCGTGATTTGGGCCGAGAATATCCGGCCGACTGATGCGGATATCACTTCTGAACCTCTGGGCGCCCGTTTCGTGGTTGGCCTTCCGGTTTAA
- a CDS encoding response regulator transcription factor, with the protein MSKIALVDDDRNILTSVSMTLEAEGFEVETYNDGQQALDAFNKKLPDMAVLDIKMPRMDGMDLLQRLRQKTSMPVIFLTSKDDEIDEVLGLRMGADDYVKKPFSQRLLVERIRALLRRQEAVDGEIVGDTEDTKIMERGELTMDPLRHSVSWKGKDVTLTVTEFLLLQALAQRPGFVKSRDQLMDVAYDDQVYVDDRTIDSHIKRLRKKMRTADSDFSAIETLYGIGYRYNEE; encoded by the coding sequence ATGTCGAAGATCGCCCTTGTGGATGACGACAGGAATATCCTGACGTCCGTTTCTATGACCCTTGAGGCAGAGGGATTTGAAGTAGAAACCTATAACGACGGACAGCAAGCGCTGGACGCGTTCAATAAGAAACTTCCGGATATGGCCGTGCTGGACATCAAGATGCCCCGCATGGACGGCATGGACCTTCTTCAGCGTCTGCGCCAGAAAACCTCGATGCCGGTAATCTTCCTGACTTCAAAAGACGACGAGATCGACGAAGTTCTCGGTTTGCGGATGGGGGCGGATGATTATGTCAAAAAGCCTTTTTCCCAGCGTTTGCTGGTTGAGCGCATTCGTGCGCTTCTGCGTCGACAGGAAGCCGTGGATGGCGAAATCGTGGGTGACACGGAAGACACCAAGATCATGGAACGTGGCGAGCTGACTATGGATCCGCTGCGTCACTCTGTAAGCTGGAAAGGCAAGGACGTCACTCTGACCGTGACCGAGTTTCTTTTGCTTCAAGCGCTGGCTCAGCGTCCTGGCTTTGTCAAAAGCCGCGACCAGCTGATGGATGTGGCATATGACGATCAGGTCTACGTCGACGACCGTACGATCGATAGCCATATCAAGCGCTTGCGGAAAAAAATGCGTACTGCGGATTCGGACTTCTCCGCGATTGAGACGCTCTATGGCATTGGCTATAGGTACAACGAAGAATAA
- a CDS encoding phosphoenolpyruvate carboxykinase, whose translation MTFGRVNPQFRLEDQGIEGLGNVYYNFMEPALIENALKRGEGTLGNGGTFLVSTGEFTGRSPKDKFTVRTPTTEDTIWWDNNALMEADAFDRLHADMLEHMKGREYFVQDLTAGADPTHAINVRVVNELAWHNLFIRHLLRRPDREALDGFVADYTIINCPSFKADPDKHGCRTETVIAVNIDKKLILIGNTEYAGENKKSVFGLLNYLLPEKGIMPMHCSANHAKGNPVDSAVFFGLSGTGKTTLSADPNRTLIGDDEHGWSDRGTFNFEGGCYAKTIGLNPEAEPEIYATTQMFGTVIENMVYDEETKELDFEDSSLTENMRCAYPLESIPNASENGLGGHPKNVIMLTCDAFGILPPVARLTPAQAEYHFLSGFTAKMAGTERGLTEPTPAFSTCYGAPFMPRRPEVYGALLREKIAEFGTTCWLVNTGWTGGAYGTGSRMPIKATRALLTAALDGSLNHVEFRKDSNFGFEVPVSVPGVDDSLLDPRSTWDDKDAYDAQAAKLVGMFADNFEQYLPYIDADVKAAAIG comes from the coding sequence ATGACATTTGGACGGGTAAACCCGCAATTCCGCCTCGAAGATCAAGGGATCGAAGGTCTGGGAAATGTCTATTACAACTTTATGGAGCCTGCCCTTATCGAGAACGCGCTGAAGCGCGGCGAGGGTACGCTTGGCAACGGTGGCACCTTTCTGGTGAGTACTGGTGAATTCACCGGACGTTCGCCCAAAGACAAATTCACAGTCCGTACCCCCACCACGGAAGATACCATCTGGTGGGATAACAACGCCCTGATGGAGGCCGACGCGTTTGACCGTCTGCACGCCGATATGCTCGAGCATATGAAGGGTCGCGAGTACTTCGTGCAGGATTTGACGGCCGGCGCCGACCCGACCCACGCAATAAACGTGCGCGTGGTGAACGAACTGGCATGGCACAATCTCTTCATTCGCCACCTTCTCCGTCGTCCCGATCGCGAAGCGCTCGACGGCTTTGTGGCAGACTACACGATCATCAACTGCCCGAGTTTCAAGGCGGACCCGGACAAGCACGGTTGTCGCACGGAAACCGTAATCGCGGTGAACATAGACAAGAAACTCATCTTGATCGGCAACACCGAATACGCGGGCGAGAACAAGAAATCGGTCTTTGGCTTGCTGAACTATCTCCTGCCGGAGAAAGGCATCATGCCGATGCACTGCTCGGCAAACCACGCCAAAGGCAACCCTGTCGACAGCGCTGTGTTCTTCGGCCTGTCCGGTACGGGCAAAACCACCCTGTCCGCAGACCCGAACCGCACCCTGATCGGCGACGACGAGCATGGCTGGTCAGACCGTGGAACCTTCAATTTCGAGGGTGGCTGCTACGCCAAGACCATTGGTCTGAACCCGGAAGCGGAGCCGGAAATCTATGCGACAACGCAGATGTTCGGCACCGTGATCGAAAACATGGTTTACGACGAAGAAACCAAAGAACTGGACTTCGAGGACAGCAGCCTGACCGAAAACATGCGCTGTGCCTACCCGCTGGAGTCGATCCCGAATGCGTCGGAAAACGGCCTCGGCGGTCACCCCAAGAATGTCATTATGCTGACGTGTGACGCGTTCGGTATCCTGCCGCCGGTGGCACGCCTCACGCCGGCGCAAGCGGAATATCACTTCCTGTCCGGCTTCACCGCCAAGATGGCCGGCACAGAACGCGGCCTGACTGAACCGACACCTGCGTTCTCGACCTGCTACGGCGCGCCTTTCATGCCGCGTCGTCCAGAAGTCTACGGTGCGCTACTGCGTGAAAAGATCGCCGAATTCGGCACCACCTGCTGGCTGGTCAACACTGGCTGGACTGGCGGCGCATATGGCACCGGCTCGCGTATGCCAATCAAGGCCACGCGTGCCTTGCTGACCGCAGCACTGGACGGCTCGCTGAACCACGTCGAGTTCCGCAAAGACTCCAACTTCGGCTTCGAAGTGCCGGTTTCGGTGCCGGGCGTTGACGACAGCTTGCTTGATCCGCGCAGCACTTGGGACGACAAAGACGCCTATGACGCGCAAGCCGCCAAGCTGGTCGGCATGTTTGCAGATAATTTCGAGCAATATCTGCCCTACATCGATGCCGATGTGAAGGCAGCTGCCATCGGCTGA
- a CDS encoding GNAT family N-acetyltransferase → MDIRLETPDDIAPIRALTEAAFGQPDEARLVDMLRDDGDAAISFVAVQDGHIIGHVLFSPMAAPVRTLGLAPVSVAPDHQKQGIGAQLIRRGLSQAQLDGWQASFVLGNPAYYSRFGYSVETAKGFTNQFAGPYFMALELTPGALEKPFPVSYAAAFNKL, encoded by the coding sequence ATGGACATCCGCCTCGAGACCCCCGACGACATAGCGCCTATTCGTGCCTTGACCGAAGCAGCCTTTGGGCAACCGGACGAAGCGCGCCTCGTAGATATGCTTCGGGATGACGGTGATGCGGCCATTTCCTTCGTCGCGGTACAAGACGGCCACATCATCGGCCATGTGCTTTTTTCGCCGATGGCGGCACCGGTTCGCACACTCGGCCTTGCTCCGGTTTCCGTCGCACCCGATCACCAGAAACAAGGCATTGGCGCCCAACTCATTCGCCGCGGTTTATCTCAGGCCCAATTGGATGGGTGGCAGGCCAGCTTTGTTCTGGGCAATCCGGCCTATTATTCCCGCTTCGGGTATTCCGTTGAGACCGCGAAAGGGTTCACAAACCAGTTTGCCGGACCGTATTTCATGGCGCTCGAGTTGACGCCCGGCGCCCTGGAGAAACCATTCCCGGTGTCCTATGCCGCTGCGTTCAACAAGCTTTAG
- a CDS encoding alpha-D-ribose 1-methylphosphonate 5-triphosphate diphosphatase, which translates to MTQEMILANATLVLPTETFTGSIVVRDGTIVDMDQGSAVPAGAEDCDGDFVAPGLVELHTDNLERHMRPRPRVDWPHQAAIVAHDAELASVGITTVFDALRVGSILSDPNKKYGKYARSVASEILSMRDSGALRISHHIHLRAETCSETLVEELDEFGPEDRVGIVSLMDHTPGQRQFTDLSKFEAYIRGKYAMDAEGFDEYVSFLRGLHDTLGEKHELATVAAAKRFGAVLASHDDTTAEQVATSAGYGIHLAEFPTTVAAAKANQANGIANIMGGPNLVRGGSHSGNVAAMELADLGLLDILSSDYVPSSLLLGAVMLGNTWGDMSKGLHTVTAAPACYTNLNDRGRLEVGLQADLIRFRLTEGVPALRAVWHKGLRAA; encoded by the coding sequence ATGACACAAGAGATGATCCTTGCAAATGCCACCCTCGTCCTGCCGACGGAAACCTTTACAGGTTCCATTGTTGTGCGCGACGGCACTATTGTCGACATGGACCAGGGTTCAGCAGTGCCCGCGGGAGCGGAAGATTGCGACGGAGACTTTGTCGCGCCAGGGCTGGTTGAGCTGCATACTGACAATCTTGAGCGGCATATGCGGCCGCGGCCAAGAGTGGACTGGCCACATCAGGCGGCGATCGTAGCCCATGACGCGGAACTGGCGAGTGTCGGTATCACCACTGTGTTCGACGCGTTGCGTGTGGGATCAATCCTGTCTGATCCAAACAAGAAGTACGGAAAATATGCCAGATCCGTGGCAAGCGAAATTCTGTCGATGCGCGACAGTGGTGCCTTGCGGATCAGCCACCATATCCATCTTCGGGCTGAAACCTGTTCCGAAACTTTGGTTGAAGAATTGGACGAGTTCGGTCCGGAGGATCGTGTAGGCATCGTCAGCCTGATGGATCACACCCCAGGTCAGCGGCAATTCACCGATCTATCAAAGTTTGAGGCTTACATTCGTGGTAAGTACGCAATGGATGCGGAAGGTTTTGACGAGTACGTGAGCTTCCTTCGCGGTTTGCACGACACATTGGGCGAAAAGCACGAGTTGGCGACCGTTGCCGCGGCCAAACGATTTGGAGCCGTGCTCGCAAGCCATGACGACACGACGGCGGAACAGGTGGCCACGTCAGCAGGCTATGGGATTCACCTTGCCGAGTTCCCGACAACTGTGGCGGCGGCCAAGGCCAACCAGGCAAACGGCATCGCAAACATCATGGGGGGACCAAACCTTGTGCGCGGCGGATCTCATTCGGGCAACGTGGCGGCGATGGAACTGGCCGATCTGGGCCTGCTTGATATCCTGTCATCGGATTACGTACCGTCTTCGCTGCTGTTGGGTGCCGTCATGCTGGGCAACACATGGGGCGATATGTCCAAAGGACTTCACACGGTCACAGCAGCGCCAGCGTGTTATACGAACCTGAACGATCGTGGGCGGCTGGAAGTCGGTTTGCAGGCTGATTTGATCAGGTTCCGGCTCACCGAAGGTGTTCCGGCGCTGCGTGCGGTCTGGCACAAAGGTCTGCGTGCGGCCTAA
- a CDS encoding DUF1045 domain-containing protein produces MQFRRYGIYYTPRPGALADFGAAWLGWDLARGQVTAHPVIPHLPRPIADITATPRKYGLHGTIKPPFFLANGRREDSLNDALAALCDAHAPVTLNGLKLSRIGSFIALTIDGDQTRLADLAGKAVRELDAFRAPPSESELARRRKSNLSPRQEELLAQWGYPYVMDEFRFHITLSGRLGNEAEATMSTLLPHITPLLPSPFILDSLSLVGEDEDGLFHEIQRHTLTG; encoded by the coding sequence ATGCAGTTCCGAAGATACGGCATTTACTACACGCCGCGCCCCGGCGCATTGGCTGATTTTGGCGCGGCTTGGCTGGGGTGGGATTTGGCCCGCGGACAAGTCACCGCGCATCCGGTCATTCCGCATCTGCCTCGCCCGATTGCTGATATTACCGCAACGCCGCGAAAATACGGGTTGCATGGCACCATCAAGCCTCCGTTTTTTCTGGCAAACGGCAGGCGCGAAGACAGTCTGAACGATGCGCTTGCCGCGCTCTGTGACGCACACGCGCCCGTCACACTGAACGGGTTGAAACTTTCCCGCATCGGCAGTTTCATCGCATTGACCATCGATGGTGATCAAACACGGCTGGCCGATCTCGCCGGCAAAGCGGTTCGCGAGCTTGATGCGTTTCGCGCACCGCCATCGGAGTCCGAGTTGGCTCGGCGCCGCAAAAGCAACCTTTCTCCCCGTCAAGAAGAGCTGCTGGCGCAATGGGGCTACCCGTATGTGATGGACGAGTTCCGCTTTCACATCACCCTGTCCGGTCGGCTTGGCAACGAGGCTGAGGCCACTATGAGCACGCTCCTGCCTCATATCACTCCCTTGCTGCCGTCTCCGTTCATTCTCGACAGCCTGTCTCTGGTAGGCGAAGACGAAGATGGACTTTTCCATGAAATCCAACGTCATACCCTCACCGGCTGA
- the phnN gene encoding phosphonate metabolism protein/1,5-bisphosphokinase (PRPP-forming) PhnN has product MGIRVIGVVGPSGVGKDTVMEAMAVADARVHLVRRVITRKAGAGGENSIGATDAEFDLLIAEDAFALWWAAHGLRYGVPRKALANDDEKAFVLVNLSRGILDRARQAFPDFMVLSLTADATTLAARLAARGRETAEEIEHRLARAKSARPTGADVVEIANEGDLDDTVARALAAIQPVRV; this is encoded by the coding sequence ATGGGGATCCGCGTGATCGGTGTCGTTGGGCCTTCCGGTGTTGGCAAGGATACTGTGATGGAGGCTATGGCAGTCGCCGATGCGCGGGTGCATCTGGTGCGTCGTGTGATTACTCGAAAAGCGGGTGCAGGCGGAGAAAATTCGATTGGCGCAACGGATGCCGAGTTTGACCTGCTGATTGCCGAGGACGCATTTGCGCTTTGGTGGGCCGCGCATGGTTTGCGGTATGGGGTGCCGCGCAAAGCTTTAGCAAACGATGACGAGAAGGCGTTTGTTCTGGTGAATCTGTCCCGAGGGATTTTGGATCGGGCACGTCAGGCGTTTCCGGATTTTATGGTGCTCTCGTTGACCGCTGACGCCACGACGCTGGCTGCACGTCTGGCTGCGCGCGGCCGCGAAACCGCAGAAGAAATTGAGCACCGTTTGGCGCGGGCAAAGAGCGCTCGGCCTACTGGAGCGGATGTGGTCGAAATCGCCAATGAAGGCGACCTTGACGACACGGTCGCACGTGCCTTGGCCGCGATTCAGCCGGTGAGGGTATGA
- the phnL gene encoding phosphonate C-P lyase system protein PhnL, translating into MIEIRDLRKTFTLHNQGGVVIPVMEGTELSVARGECVALTGASGAGKSTLMRMIYGNYLAAGGSIMVDGVDVVTAVPREILKLRREVLGYVSQFLRVVPRVPTVDVVAEPLLAVGVDAETARARARDLLARLKIPQRLWALSPTSFSGGEQQRVNIARGFAHAYPAMLLDEPTASLDAANRETVLALIEEAKARGAAIVGIFHDEAARARVCDREIDVSAFTPALTQGAA; encoded by the coding sequence ATGATCGAGATTAGAGACCTGAGAAAGACCTTTACCCTGCACAATCAGGGGGGGGTGGTCATTCCGGTGATGGAGGGTACGGAGCTCTCTGTTGCGCGAGGGGAATGTGTGGCGCTCACCGGGGCCTCCGGCGCAGGCAAATCGACACTGATGCGGATGATCTACGGCAATTACTTGGCTGCCGGCGGGTCGATCATGGTGGACGGAGTGGACGTGGTGACCGCGGTGCCACGTGAAATATTGAAGCTGCGCCGTGAGGTCCTGGGCTATGTAAGCCAGTTCCTGAGAGTCGTGCCGCGCGTCCCAACGGTGGATGTTGTAGCAGAGCCGTTGTTGGCGGTCGGTGTTGATGCGGAGACTGCCCGCGCAAGAGCACGAGATTTGTTGGCTCGACTGAAAATCCCGCAACGCTTGTGGGCTTTGTCTCCGACGTCATTTTCGGGCGGTGAGCAGCAGCGGGTCAATATTGCGCGAGGGTTCGCGCATGCCTATCCGGCGATGTTGTTGGACGAGCCTACTGCGAGTCTTGACGCCGCGAACCGGGAAACCGTTTTGGCTCTAATAGAAGAAGCAAAGGCGCGTGGGGCGGCCATTGTTGGAATTTTTCATGATGAAGCGGCGCGTGCGCGGGTGTGCGATCGTGAGATCGATGTTTCCGCCTTTACTCCGGCGCTAACGCAAGGAGCCGCATAA